A genomic stretch from Arachis stenosperma cultivar V10309 chromosome 3, arast.V10309.gnm1.PFL2, whole genome shotgun sequence includes:
- the LOC130969110 gene encoding kinetochore-associated protein KNL-2 homolog, whose translation MAELTSTPSNSKNANLSCFQPTVCLYEWWLVKAKHGFKGKQLAIGGIASKREEVVRVFTSAPIAKRHDLFSLETTDGVYIIIRGFIDEQRTIDNGFPPEVFSHFLFGFPQNWESYAADLIRDESTIGTDLGSAVPKNVSSIDPEIFSAAQEKSILSSSKPLKEAFGAHGKPHAEGEWHDSNATCGVNAAQGSGSVRCVTRYHNMKVQQKQPASGITLKHPEELNSPLTPAQLQSLEKVTTEKVNTPSEHLDESSTSRVSRTFFKNKEGCFRRKKATSEKSQITCERKRTRSATATKYPQKRGLSPSIIGEKEKIFPVSALSGFKKSKSGRLLLPPLEFWRNQIPIYNADHEVTEIQGGASVVQ comes from the exons ATGGCTGAGCTTACTTCAACTCCATCCAATTCTAAAAATGCCAATTTATCTTGTTTCCAACCAACG GTTTGCTTGTATGAATGGTGGCTGGTTAAAGCTAAACATGGATTCAAAGGAAAGCAGTTAGCCATTGGAGGCATTGCATCAAAAAG GGAAGAAGTAGTGCGTGTCTTCACCAGTGCTCCCATTGCGAAACGGCATGATCTGTTCTCTCTTGAGACCACAGATGGGGTTTATATTATCATAAGGGGTTTCATTGACGAGCAGCGCACCATAGATAATGGTTTCCCTCCTGAG GTTTTCAGTCATTTCTTATTTGGTTTTCCTCAAAACTGGGAAAGCTATGCAGCAGATTTGATTAGGGATGAATCAACTATTGGCACTGATTTGGGTAGTGCTGTTCCTAAAAATGTATCATCAATTGATCCTGAGATCTTCTCTGCTG CTCAAGAAAAATCTATCCTGTCTTCTTCGAAACCTTTAAAGGAAGCATTTGGGGCTCATGGGAAGCCACATGCTGAAGGTGAATGGCATGATTCTAACGCTACATGTGGGGTTAATGCCGCTCAAGGTAGTGGCAGCGTTAGATGTGTTACCAGGTATCATAACATGAAAGTTCAGCAGAAGCAGCCAGCTTCTGGAATTACTCTAAAACATCCAGAGGAGCTGAACAGTCCACTGACACCAGCTCAGTTGCAATCTCTGGAAAAAGTAACTACAGAAAAAGTAAATACACCATCTGAACATCTCGATGAAAGCTCTACATCTAGAGTTTCTagaactttttttaaaaataaagaaggcTGTTTTAGGAGAAAGAAAGCTACAAGTGAAAAAAGTCAGATCACGTGTGAAAGAAAAAGGACTAGATCTGCCACTGCAACCAAATATCCACAAAAAAGGGGTTTAAGCCCCTCGATCATTGGTGAGAAAGAGAAGATATTCCCAGTGTCTGCTCTATCAGGTTTCAAAAAGTCCAAATCAG GAAGGTTGCTTCTACCACCCTTAGAGTTTTGGCGTAACCAGATACCGATTTACAATGCG GACCATGAGGTTACAGAAATTCAGGGAGGTGCATCTGTGGTTCAATAG